Proteins from a single region of Runella sp. SP2:
- a CDS encoding sensor histidine kinase, producing the protein MDFNVETAAIFLSITITLLVLGVFIILFAFLFQRRQTQNRQDKAAMQAAFQQEILQTQLEVQNLTMQQLGRELHDNIGQLLSVLRLNLNVLEETVEDEGTRGQIAESNQIVEQTIADVRALTKSLDGDFVKDFGFIDSLSHELQRIRKTRRYQTEITTSGTPYSLGYQHEIVLFRIAQEVINNALKHAAATTLTVSVMYEPTNFEITIQDNGKGFDFEGVMKNGMSKSGAGLRNIQRRAELIGGKCTIDSQKGLGTTVTISIQRTQTGD; encoded by the coding sequence ATGGACTTTAATGTTGAAACTGCTGCCATTTTCCTTTCCATCACTATAACTTTACTCGTTTTAGGAGTTTTTATCATATTATTTGCATTTCTCTTCCAACGCCGTCAAACTCAAAACCGTCAAGACAAAGCCGCCATGCAAGCCGCCTTCCAACAAGAAATCCTGCAAACACAGCTAGAGGTGCAAAACCTTACCATGCAGCAGCTGGGGCGGGAGTTGCACGATAACATTGGGCAGTTGCTGTCGGTGCTGAGGCTCAATCTCAACGTATTAGAAGAAACAGTGGAAGACGAAGGGACGAGAGGGCAGATTGCGGAGAGTAATCAGATTGTCGAGCAGACCATCGCCGATGTGCGGGCGCTTACCAAAAGCCTCGATGGCGATTTTGTCAAAGATTTTGGGTTTATCGACAGCCTTTCGCACGAATTACAGCGAATTCGGAAAACCCGCCGCTACCAAACCGAGATTACTACTTCGGGCACCCCTTACTCGCTGGGGTATCAGCACGAAATCGTCTTGTTTCGGATAGCACAAGAAGTGATCAACAACGCCCTCAAACACGCCGCCGCCACCACCTTGACCGTATCCGTAATGTACGAGCCCACAAATTTTGAAATTACTATCCAAGACAATGGAAAAGGGTTTGATTTCGAGGGTGTTATGAAAAATGGAATGAGTAAGTCGGGGGCGGGTTTACGAAATATCCAACGCCGCGCCGAGCTTATCGGCGGAAAATGTACCATTGATAGTCAAAAAGGTCTTGGAACTACGGTGACTATCTCCATTCAACGTACCCAAACGGGTGATTAG
- a CDS encoding cysteine-rich CWC family protein yields the protein MATSSNSSPIPVCPRCGQEFRCQLTTQGSCVCSEITLSEQTLSDLRTQYEGCLCIKCLQEMARASGYSYPMPRSNINNLLLFVIFTQF from the coding sequence ATGGCAACCTCCTCAAATTCAAGCCCAATTCCAGTTTGCCCTCGCTGCGGGCAGGAATTTCGTTGTCAGCTTACAACTCAGGGTTCGTGTGTTTGTTCAGAAATCACGCTGTCCGAACAAACACTTTCTGATTTGCGCACGCAGTATGAGGGTTGTTTGTGCATAAAATGTTTGCAAGAAATGGCACGTGCTTCTGGATACTCATATCCAATGCCACGAAGTAACATCAACAATTTACTTTTATTCGTTATATTCACACAATTTTAA
- a CDS encoding PadR family transcriptional regulator has translation MEASSNEFLRGTLKTIVLKLLAEQGRMYGYEITQSVKERTSGEITLTFGALYPVLHKLEQEGFLMTESEEVDGRLRKYYSLTPSGNATAVQKVSDFERFVEAMQSLLRPQNGEMSLAKL, from the coding sequence ATGGAAGCATCAAGTAATGAATTTTTACGAGGCACGCTCAAAACAATAGTATTAAAGCTTTTGGCCGAACAAGGACGTATGTACGGATATGAAATTACGCAGTCGGTAAAAGAGCGTACGAGCGGTGAAATAACGCTAACCTTCGGCGCGTTATATCCTGTACTACACAAGCTTGAACAAGAGGGATTCCTGATGACAGAGTCAGAAGAAGTGGATGGACGGCTTCGCAAGTACTACTCGCTTACTCCGAGTGGAAATGCGACAGCCGTTCAGAAAGTGTCTGACTTTGAGCGTTTTGTTGAAGCTATGCAAAGCTTATTAAGACCCCAAAATGGGGAAATGTCTCTCGCTAAACTCTGA
- a CDS encoding response regulator transcription factor, producing the protein MMKTTIAVVDDHELMAKALSGLIQKYEAYEVLYEVTNGEELIKHIKLGMIPQIVLLDINMPVMDGYETAMWLKNNHPEIKILALSMNDNEASIIGMLRNGAHGYLLKGCKPFELKQALDSIRERGRYYTDFVTSQLIKSLNPETLQDPVAALHLNDREADFVRLACSDLTYVEIADKMCVSPRTVDGYRESVFQKMSVKTRVTMVMEAIRLGIVEM; encoded by the coding sequence ATGATGAAAACGACAATTGCGGTTGTGGATGACCACGAACTAATGGCCAAAGCGCTTTCGGGTTTGATACAAAAATACGAAGCTTACGAGGTGCTTTACGAAGTGACCAACGGTGAAGAACTCATTAAGCACATCAAACTCGGTATGATTCCTCAAATCGTGCTGCTCGACATCAACATGCCCGTGATGGATGGCTACGAAACGGCCATGTGGCTCAAAAATAACCACCCCGAAATCAAGATTTTGGCTTTATCGATGAACGACAACGAAGCGTCCATCATCGGAATGCTTCGCAACGGTGCGCACGGCTACCTCCTGAAAGGCTGTAAACCGTTTGAGTTGAAGCAAGCACTAGATTCGATCAGGGAGCGAGGGCGTTATTACACCGATTTTGTCACGAGTCAGCTCATCAAAAGCCTCAACCCCGAAACCCTCCAAGACCCCGTGGCGGCTTTGCACCTCAACGACCGAGAAGCAGATTTTGTCCGCTTGGCGTGTAGTGACCTTACCTACGTCGAAATTGCCGATAAAATGTGCGTTAGTCCGCGTACCGTCGATGGGTACCGAGAGAGTGTTTTCCAAAAAATGAGCGTCAAAACCCGCGTTACGATGGTGATGGAGGCCATTCGACTCGGAATTGTGGAAATGTAG